TCTTGTTCAGTGCTTTGTAAAACGACACGGCATCAGAAAGGAATCCCGCCGCGTCGTAGGTTTCGAGTACGAGATTGTGCACAGCGTACAGTGTGTTGAGCAATGCAATTTTGGAAATCTCCTCAGGCGATTTATTTTTGGGAGTAATGGCTCTCGGCGTATCAAACGACACAATGTGGCCGTAGATAAGCCCGGTTTTCCTGATGCGATGGTACAATGACTCGGGGCCGCTGACCGCAGGCAGTGTCAGTGAGCGCTGTTCCGCGAAAAATTTGTCGATCCAGCCTGGCGCCGAGGGATTTATCATGGTATCGGGTTAGGACACAAAGCTATCGCTTTTTATGAAACCATGGAAACTATCATTCCTTATCTCCGCCTTTTTGTTTGTATTGACGCAGTAATTTGTGGTTGAAGTCGTCTTCGGCTTTTTTAAGTTTTAAAATCTTTATCGGACTGATGACGGTTTTAAGGTTTGCAATGAGTTTCCTACGATTGTCTGCGAGTTCCTGCTCAGCCTCTTCGAGCTGGGTTAATAACGCAGCCGCTTCTTTTTCAGACAGCCTGTCAACGGCAGGCGGGTTCATTTTGCTCTTGATTTCTCTCATTTTTTTGAATCTGACCTCAAATTGTTTGTCTTCATAAGCGTTGAAAAACGGCCAGAATTTTTCGGCTTCCGAAGATGTCAGCGCGAGCTCCCTGGTCAGGAAAGCAACTTTCAGCGATTTAATTCTTTCTTTTGAAGCCTGTCCAAACGACGCAGTGGAACACAAAATTAAAACAAGCAATATTTTTAGGGTCTTCATAACTAATCTATTAGGTTTTCAAAATTGGAATCTGATGTAAGCACTTCCTCAATGGACTTATCGTCAATGGAAATTTCGCTGTCCATCTTGTCGAGGTCTTCTGCATCGAGAAGCGCAGCAATATCAGCATCGGAAATATTGGTTTGGTAGGTCAGGTAATTTTCAATTGAAACAGCATCCGGCTGCGACTGGTCGTTATTCCTATGTTGTACGAGTGGAACCATAAGTGATCCGACCAAAACCGCAGCAGCTATCCAGATCATTTTCGGACGGCGGTACAAAGGAATGACTTTCACGTCCGTATTGATTTGCTCCATTACTGAAACGGAAAGATTATCGAAATAACCTTCCGGCGCACGCAAACCGCTGCCTATTTTTGGATGTTCATCGAGTTTAAAATTTTTCATGTTGCTCTGACTTGTTAGGGTTTCGTTGGTTTAACCCTTATTCATAAATTCTTCTATCTTCCTGACGGCATGGAAATAAGACGCCTTTAAAGCGCCCACGGAAGTGCCCAAAATTTGGGAAATTTCCTCATACTTCAGTTCCTGATAATATTTCATCTTAAAGACCAACTGTTGTTTTTCAGGTAATTGAGAAACAGCTTGCTGCAATTTAAGCTGGATTTCGTCACCGTCAAAATACGTGTCGGCCTTGATGCGTTCAATCTGCCGCTGCTGATATTCTTCGCTGGTCTGCCTGTGCTTTTTGGCTTTATTGTTGATGAAGGTGATTGACTCATTCGTAGCAATGCGGTACATCCATGTAAAAAGTTTGCTGTCGCCCTTGAAATTCTGGAGGTGCCTAAATACTTTTACAAAGGTGTTCTGCAACACGTCATCTGCATCGTCGTGGTTCAGAACAATACTGCGTATGTGCGAATACAAAGGCCGCTGATACTGCGCAAGCAATTTCTGAAATGCGCTGTTTTGCGTTTTCGGATCAAGCAGTTCCTTAATGAATTCTTCTTCGCCGGTCAAAAGTCAAATTTTTTACCCATCCGACTAAAGTTACTCCAAATAGTTTAAATCCCGTTTCGATGGCTAAGTTATCTTTTTGTGAAAATGTGTCGTGACTATTGAAACTTCGTAAATTCGCCACACAAAAACAGGCTTATGATACAAACGGTTATTTTTGATATGGATGGCGTCATCGTTGACACCGAACCGCTGCACCATTTTGCATACCACCTTCATTTCGATGATTTGAACATTAAGGTTTCGCCGGAAATGTATGCGACTTTTACGGGCTTTTCTACGAGAAATACTTACGAAAAATTAAAAGAGCAGTTTGCCATCCCCTATGAGGTGGCTGAGTTGGTCGATCGCAAGCGTGAATTGTTCAACGAGGCTTTCGATAAAAAAGAGGACCTGTTCCTTTTGGAGGGAGTCGACACGCTGATCAGGGATTTGTTTTCCAATGGCATGCAGCTTGTATTGGCATCCTCGTCTGCAAAAGTGACCATTGAACGTGTTTTCACCCGATTCAGGTTGCATCACTATTTTACCCACATCATATCTGGCGAAGATTTCCCAAAATCCAAACCGGATCCGGCGATTTTCATTGAGGCGGCACGATTGTCGGGGACGCCGGTTGAAAATTGCATCGTAATCGAAGACAGTGCCAATGGCGTAAAAGCCGCAAAATCAGCAGGCATTTATTGTGTAGGTTACGTCAGCCCAAATTCAAAATTACAGGACCTCTCGCTTGCGGATAAGATTATTTCGCACTTTAATGAGTTGGATTTTGAAAAAGTGAAGCGGTTACGCTAAGGCTTCCTTGAAAACCTTTAGGCAGCGTTCGCGCGCTTCCTTGTGGTCAATCATTGGCTCAGGATACGAATTAGTATCCACTTCGGGCACCCACTTTTTCACATACTTTCCGTCTTTGTCAAATTTTTTTGCCTGTTCTGCCGGATTAAAAATCCTAAAATATGGCGCAGCATCTACACCGCTGCCGGCAGCCCATTGCCAATTGCCCACGTTGCTCGACTGCTCGTAGTCAAGCAGTTTTTCAGCAAAATACGCTTCTCCCCAGCGCCAGTCAATTAACAGGTGCTTGCAGAGGAAACTTGCGACGATCATCCGCACGCGGTTGTGCATGTGGCCCGTTTGGTTGAGTTCGCGCATGCCGGCGTCAACAATCGGATAGCCGGTTTTGCCGTCGCACCATTTTTTAAAATTCGCATCGCTGTAACTCCATTTGATGTTGTCGTATTTAGGGCGGAAGCTTTTGTTGACCGTGTGTGGGAAATGCCAAAGAATCTGCATGAAAAATTCGCGCCAGATCAGTTCTTTCAAGAAGGTGGTGTTTGCGTCCTGGTTTGCCCTGACCACCATTTTCCGAACGGAAACCGCACCAAAACGAAGGTGTGGGCTCAGTTTCGATGTTTTATCCAAAGCCGGAAAATTCCGCGTTTCCTCATAGTTATGGATCAGGCTTTTCGACACATTGTAATCAGGAACGGAAATTTCGGACTTCCTGAAACCTATCTTTTCCAATGACGGAAAGCCTTTTGAATGGGCGACAAGATGATTCAGATGGTTTTCGGAAGGGTAGTGCATCAATTCGGTTTTACGGAAGGTTTCAAGCCATTTATTTGCGTAGGGCGTGTACACTACGTAAGGCGACCCGTCATCTTTGGCAATTTCAGCCTTTTCAAAAATGACCTGATCTTTAAAAGTCTTAAATGCGATGCCATGCTTCTTAAATATCTGGTAAACCGCTTTATCCCGTTTGCGGGCGTACGGTTCATAATCATGGTTGGTAAAAACCGTATCAATTTTGTGCTTTTTAGCCAGATCTTCGAAAACCGCATCAGGATCGTCATGAAACACCGCTAGCGATGTTCCTGATGCCTTCAACTTGTCGTTCATTTGTTCCAGAAGCGAGTGAATGAACGAAAGCCGTGCGTCATCAACAGGCAAATCCGATAAGATGTTTTGGTCAAAAATGAAAACAGGAAGTACCTTGCACCCGGAGCGCAACGCCTCGTAAAGTCCGCGGTTGTCGTCGAGTCGCAAATCCCGCCTGAACCAGAACACATTTATTGCTTCTTTTTCCATCACATGTCTTTGGCAGCATCGGGACGATACTGGCCGAAAATTTCGATTAGTTTTTTGCGCCTGAATTCAAATATCTTATCGAGCCTCGGCTTAACGACTAGACTGTGGCCCAGCTTGCCCAATATCCCGAAGGGAAGCCTATAGTCAATGATGTCCTCCATCTCGACACCGCCTGGAATGGATTTGAGGAAATGCTTGTGGTGCCACATTTGGTAAGGTCCGTATCGTTGTTCGTCAACAAAGTACAACTTGTCTTTTACGTGGGTGATTTCGGTGACCCATTCTGTCTTGATCCCGAACAAAGGCCTGACAATATACCTGATAATCTGCCCGGGATACATCGATCTTTCGGCACCGGATACAATCTCAAATCCTAAGTCGGGAGGCGTTATTGTCGCCAGGTTTTTAGGATCCGATAAAAAATCCCACGCCTGTTCTATAGAAATCGGAAGGTTTTGGATACTCTTTTTGGTGTACATAGATTAACTTTCTGTAAAGATACAACGTTTAACGATTGATTTAAAACATCAAACAAAACTAAATTTAAATTAATATAACATTAACATTTCAGCGGAGTCGTAATGTTTAATTTTGGAAAAATATAAAACCTTACTTTATGAGAAAATTATTTATTGTAGCCACATTGATGTGTGTGACCTGGATCACTGCTCAGGTAAAAACGCCTGCGCCGAGTCCGAAAGCCCATGTAGAACAGGTCGTTGGCCTGACCGATGTGACGGTAGACTATTCAAGGCCGGGTGTGAAAGGCCGTACAATATTTGGCGACCTGGTTCCTTTCGGGAAACTTTGGCGTACCGGAGCCAATGCGAACACCACTATCAATTTCAGCGAAGACGTGGTCATCGACGGAAAGACGCTTAAAAAAGGGAAATATGCGCTGTACACGACTCCAAAAGCAGACAATTGGGAAGTCATTTTCTACAGCTCAACCGACAATTGGGGTACGCCCGAGACCTGGGACGATTCCAAAGTAGCACTTAAAACAATGGCTAAACCAGAAATGCTGAACCGCATGGTAGAGAGTTTGACTATCGGTATCAACGGACTGGACAACAATTACGGTATGCTTGAAATCTCCTGGGAGAAAACAATAGTGGCCGTCAAATTTGAAGTGCCTACCAAAAAGACGGCAACCGAAAGCATCAAAAAAGCGCTGGCCGGTCCGACAGGAGATGACTACTTTTCTGCTGCACAATATTATTTTCAATCGGGTGACGACATGAAGATGGCTTTGGAGTACATCAATAAAGCGTTGGAATTGAAGCAGCCGAATCCGTTTTGGTACACCCGCCAGAAATCACTGATCCAGGCGAAACTTGGTGACAAGAAAGGCGCGATCGAAACCGCTAAAATTTCGCTCGCTGCCGCTGAAGCCGCTAAAAATGCCGACTACGTGAAAATGAACAAGGACAGTATCTCAGAGTGGAGCAAGAAGTAACTCCGAGTGACCTTCCCGAAATTATAAAGAGCTGTTGCATTTGCGACAGCTTTTTTATTTAGGGCTGATCGGTACTGCAGACTGGTTTTCGGGAGATGGACTGAAAAGCAATCGACAGCAAAAGCGTGAGTACCGCGCCAATGAAATTAAGCCACAGGTAACCCAGTTTTTCCTGGCCTTCAGGATAAATGTGGATGGCATAATAATAGATCACGAAAATGATCAGCTGGCTGATTACGGCACTGCGGAAAATCGCTGCCGACTTTACGAATTTAACATAAAAGCCCACAAGGAATATCCCCAGGACG
The nucleotide sequence above comes from Flavobacterium magnum. Encoded proteins:
- a CDS encoding DUF2911 domain-containing protein, which translates into the protein MRKLFIVATLMCVTWITAQVKTPAPSPKAHVEQVVGLTDVTVDYSRPGVKGRTIFGDLVPFGKLWRTGANANTTINFSEDVVIDGKTLKKGKYALYTTPKADNWEVIFYSSTDNWGTPETWDDSKVALKTMAKPEMLNRMVESLTIGINGLDNNYGMLEISWEKTIVAVKFEVPTKKTATESIKKALAGPTGDDYFSAAQYYFQSGDDMKMALEYINKALELKQPNPFWYTRQKSLIQAKLGDKKGAIETAKISLAAAEAAKNADYVKMNKDSISEWSKK
- a CDS encoding RNA polymerase sigma factor produces the protein MTGEEEFIKELLDPKTQNSAFQKLLAQYQRPLYSHIRSIVLNHDDADDVLQNTFVKVFRHLQNFKGDSKLFTWMYRIATNESITFINNKAKKHRQTSEEYQQRQIERIKADTYFDGDEIQLKLQQAVSQLPEKQQLVFKMKYYQELKYEEISQILGTSVGALKASYFHAVRKIEEFMNKG
- a CDS encoding cryptochrome/photolyase family protein translates to MEKEAINVFWFRRDLRLDDNRGLYEALRSGCKVLPVFIFDQNILSDLPVDDARLSFIHSLLEQMNDKLKASGTSLAVFHDDPDAVFEDLAKKHKIDTVFTNHDYEPYARKRDKAVYQIFKKHGIAFKTFKDQVIFEKAEIAKDDGSPYVVYTPYANKWLETFRKTELMHYPSENHLNHLVAHSKGFPSLEKIGFRKSEISVPDYNVSKSLIHNYEETRNFPALDKTSKLSPHLRFGAVSVRKMVVRANQDANTTFLKELIWREFFMQILWHFPHTVNKSFRPKYDNIKWSYSDANFKKWCDGKTGYPIVDAGMRELNQTGHMHNRVRMIVASFLCKHLLIDWRWGEAYFAEKLLDYEQSSNVGNWQWAAGSGVDAAPYFRIFNPAEQAKKFDKDGKYVKKWVPEVDTNSYPEPMIDHKEARERCLKVFKEALA
- a CDS encoding HAD family hydrolase, coding for MIQTVIFDMDGVIVDTEPLHHFAYHLHFDDLNIKVSPEMYATFTGFSTRNTYEKLKEQFAIPYEVAELVDRKRELFNEAFDKKEDLFLLEGVDTLIRDLFSNGMQLVLASSSAKVTIERVFTRFRLHHYFTHIISGEDFPKSKPDPAIFIEAARLSGTPVENCIVIEDSANGVKAAKSAGIYCVGYVSPNSKLQDLSLADKIISHFNELDFEKVKRLR
- a CDS encoding SRPBCC family protein gives rise to the protein MYTKKSIQNLPISIEQAWDFLSDPKNLATITPPDLGFEIVSGAERSMYPGQIIRYIVRPLFGIKTEWVTEITHVKDKLYFVDEQRYGPYQMWHHKHFLKSIPGGVEMEDIIDYRLPFGILGKLGHSLVVKPRLDKIFEFRRKKLIEIFGQYRPDAAKDM
- a CDS encoding sensor of ECF-type sigma factor → MKTLKILLVLILCSTASFGQASKERIKSLKVAFLTRELALTSSEAEKFWPFFNAYEDKQFEVRFKKMREIKSKMNPPAVDRLSEKEAAALLTQLEEAEQELADNRRKLIANLKTVISPIKILKLKKAEDDFNHKLLRQYKQKGGDKE